One window of the Flavobacteriales bacterium genome contains the following:
- a CDS encoding SpoIIE family protein phosphatase, producing MKKHIIFILLCVLIGYNLSYSQTYNYTNYNVAEGLEQSDVLTISQSKNGFLLYGTNGGGLGIYDGYSFKSIKEKHGLANNVVFSIDVANDGGVWAATREGISLLNHEVTKVSKNFAKDISFYWVHVNKSTEEVWFGSAKGLYKYFPKLDSVESIKTINEVLNTSFINCIYTDSSNNVWIGTKNAGVFVLNPSGGVTNYSVNEGLSNNYIKTIIEGKTGEIIVGTIDGLNLIKKEEVSIIDLPKLPGISLTFTSSTNYKNQIIFGALNNQLYVLNKDTYAPIWMTQNNGFIYKKIWSVFTDKEENLWLGSIGEGLVKFNPIFTFYNIQNGLLSNYINAVYENNQGEIFVGINGGFNIIEKNNSIKTFQTLKELGFSSVYHINEFKNELLLGTNNGLFKLLGDKTKPIPFSDKEIKDENIYHTYRHKNNFYVGGKTGFYVLKDDTLHSVLNSPKEFVYNIVEYKGAIYLASNKGIYKYNKNSFEFLSSEQGLVCDRVKCFRIDSKYNLWIGTSEGAYVYNGKSFKKIDESSGLTSENIYLMELDGKGNIWIGTNKGLDRINIESVYQYWNNSNNKIEIRNYGKNEGFNGVECNLNAVYRNKKNQLYFGTINGVYKYHSENDEINHQAPIVSFKTIKLNFEDVDWNNYSSSIDDNNGLPTNLELQYNKNNLIFEFVGVSLTNPNEVYYQYKLEGLDENWLPLTKDRKAVYTAIPHGNYSFKLKARNSDGVWTEAEQVFSFSISPPWYKTTWFYITVVLTVLLLGYTILVVRTRNLKKTQIILTTKVEERTKELREEKEKVESVNSELAEQKKVVEVVNKNITDSINYAKKIQEAILPKPTKLEELKDSVAILYLPKDVVSGDFYWYEKVGNKLIFATADCTGHGVPGAFMSMIGVNNLNQIIVENKITSPDKILKELNIAIKKVLKQEDEDSESRDGMDISISCFDLDKKIISYAGAFRPLLYIRDNELHELKGSRQPIGGSAPIDFEYELSEFEYLKDDVYYMFSDGFPDQFGGPKGKKFMNKQLKDVFMKIYKKEPVHQKELLKNELVKWMGDNEQIDDVLVMCVKI from the coding sequence GTGAAAAAGCATATCATTTTTATATTGTTGTGTGTGTTAATAGGGTATAATTTATCCTATTCACAAACCTATAATTATACAAATTATAACGTTGCAGAAGGGTTAGAACAATCAGATGTTTTAACCATATCACAATCTAAAAATGGATTTTTACTTTATGGAACAAATGGTGGTGGATTAGGTATTTATGATGGCTATTCTTTCAAGTCAATAAAAGAAAAGCATGGCTTAGCTAATAATGTTGTTTTTTCAATTGACGTTGCAAATGATGGGGGAGTTTGGGCAGCAACTAGAGAAGGGATAAGTTTACTTAATCATGAGGTAACTAAAGTTTCAAAAAACTTTGCGAAGGATATTTCATTTTATTGGGTTCATGTGAATAAATCAACTGAAGAAGTTTGGTTTGGTTCTGCCAAAGGTTTGTATAAGTATTTTCCAAAACTAGATTCTGTTGAATCAATCAAAACAATTAATGAGGTTTTAAACACATCATTCATCAATTGTATTTATACCGATAGTAGCAATAATGTTTGGATAGGAACAAAAAATGCGGGTGTATTCGTTTTAAATCCATCTGGAGGTGTAACTAATTATTCTGTCAATGAAGGTTTGTCCAATAACTATATTAAAACAATAATAGAGGGTAAAACGGGAGAAATTATTGTTGGTACAATTGATGGACTTAACTTAATAAAGAAAGAAGAAGTATCTATTATCGATTTGCCAAAATTACCTGGTATTAGCTTGACGTTTACATCGTCAACCAACTATAAAAATCAAATCATTTTTGGGGCGTTAAACAATCAATTATATGTTTTAAACAAAGATACTTATGCACCTATTTGGATGACCCAAAATAATGGATTTATCTATAAAAAAATATGGTCGGTTTTTACAGATAAGGAAGAAAACTTATGGTTAGGTTCTATAGGTGAGGGTTTAGTAAAGTTTAATCCAATTTTCACCTTTTATAATATCCAAAATGGTTTGTTAAGCAATTATATTAATGCTGTTTATGAAAATAATCAAGGCGAAATTTTTGTAGGAATCAATGGTGGGTTTAATATTATTGAAAAGAACAATTCTATAAAAACATTTCAAACGCTTAAAGAATTAGGATTTAGTAGTGTTTATCATATTAATGAGTTTAAAAATGAACTTCTATTAGGAACTAATAATGGATTGTTTAAGTTACTTGGAGATAAAACCAAACCAATACCATTTTCTGATAAGGAGATTAAAGACGAAAATATCTACCATACTTATAGGCATAAGAATAATTTTTACGTAGGTGGTAAAACTGGGTTTTATGTGTTGAAAGATGACACTTTACATAGTGTATTAAATTCACCAAAAGAGTTTGTTTATAATATTGTAGAGTACAAAGGGGCAATTTATTTAGCTTCAAATAAAGGGATTTATAAATACAATAAAAATAGTTTTGAATTTTTGTCGAGCGAACAAGGATTGGTATGTGATAGGGTGAAGTGTTTTAGAATAGATTCTAAATATAATTTGTGGATTGGAACTAGTGAGGGAGCTTATGTATACAATGGTAAAAGCTTTAAAAAAATTGATGAATCTAGTGGGTTAACTTCCGAAAATATTTATTTAATGGAATTGGATGGGAAAGGGAATATTTGGATAGGAACTAATAAAGGTTTAGATAGAATAAATATTGAGAGTGTTTATCAATATTGGAATAATTCAAATAATAAGATTGAAATAAGGAATTATGGTAAGAATGAAGGCTTTAATGGTGTAGAATGTAACCTGAATGCTGTTTATAGAAATAAAAAAAATCAACTTTATTTCGGTACTATTAACGGTGTTTATAAGTATCATTCTGAAAATGATGAAATCAATCATCAGGCACCAATTGTATCATTTAAAACGATTAAACTGAATTTTGAAGATGTTGATTGGAATAACTATTCTTCAAGTATAGATGATAATAATGGATTACCAACAAATCTAGAATTACAATACAACAAGAATAATTTAATATTTGAATTTGTAGGGGTTTCTTTAACCAATCCAAATGAGGTTTATTACCAATACAAATTGGAAGGATTAGATGAAAACTGGTTGCCATTAACAAAAGATAGAAAAGCGGTATACACTGCAATACCACATGGTAATTATTCATTTAAACTTAAAGCAAGAAATAGTGATGGAGTTTGGACTGAAGCTGAACAAGTATTTAGCTTTTCAATTTCTCCTCCTTGGTATAAAACTACTTGGTTTTATATTACTGTAGTTTTAACAGTGCTGTTATTAGGTTATACTATTTTAGTTGTTAGAACAAGAAATCTTAAAAAAACACAAATTATTTTAACTACTAAGGTTGAAGAGAGAACAAAAGAATTACGCGAGGAAAAAGAAAAAGTTGAAAGTGTTAATTCAGAATTGGCTGAGCAGAAAAAAGTAGTTGAGGTGGTTAATAAAAACATTACCGACAGCATCAATTATGCAAAAAAGATACAAGAAGCGATTTTGCCTAAACCTACCAAATTAGAAGAATTAAAGGATAGTGTAGCTATATTATACTTGCCTAAAGATGTGGTTAGTGGTGATTTTTATTGGTATGAAAAAGTAGGTAACAAATTAATTTTTGCAACAGCCGATTGTACTGGTCATGGTGTTCCTGGAGCTTTTATGAGTATGATAGGTGTTAACAATTTGAATCAAATCATTGTCGAAAATAAAATTACCAGCCCCGATAAAATTTTAAAAGAGTTAAATATTGCAATTAAAAAAGTATTAAAGCAAGAAGACGAGGATAGTGAAAGTAGAGATGGTATGGATATTTCTATTTCTTGTTTCGATTTAGATAAAAAAATAATTTCTTATGCTGGTGCTTTCAGACCTCTTTTATATATTAGAGATAATGAGTTACATGAGCTTAAAGGTAGTCGTCAGCCAATTGGGGGTAGTGCTCCTATCGATTTTGAGTATGAATTGAGTGAGTTTGAATATTTAAAAGATGATGTTTATTATATGTTCTCCGATGGATTCCCTGATCAGTTTGGTGGACCTAAAGGAAAAAAATTCATGAACAAACAATTAAAAGATGTGTTTATGAAGATTTATAAAAAAGAACCAGTTCACCAAAAAGAATTATTAAAAAATGAATTAGTTAAGTGGATGGGTGATAATGAACAGATTGATGATGTGCTTGTGATGTGCGTGAAGATTTAG